One stretch of Variovorax sp. 54 DNA includes these proteins:
- a CDS encoding ABC transporter permease, which translates to MNASLRLGWRTLWRDLRAGELRLLIVAVVLAVAALTAVGFFADRLQGGLQRDARQLLGGDAVVVSDNPTPEAFIAQAKSFGLAGTGTFGFPTMARAEEAQGGASKLVALKAVAPGYPLRGNLQTATTAEGAGTVTRDVPASGEVWVDASLLDSLGLKVGDTLLLGDTGLRVGRVITLEPDRGAGFMSFSPRVMLNQSDVARTGLVQPASRVGYRYAVAGDDAAVKRFTEWADATIKKGELRGVRLDSFEGGRPEMRQTLDRAEKFLSLVALLAALLSAVAVALAARGFAASHLDDCAMLRVLGQSQRTIAAAYAFEFAVIGTVASAIGVAIGFAVHYVFVLLLAGLVETALPAATLWPVAFGLGMGLTLLFAFGLPPVLQLARVPPLRVIRRDVGGLKPASLAVLGIGVAGFAALLMAASSDIKLGLIAVGGFAGAVAVFALLSWLAVKVLRRSVNETTAPRWLVLATRQISARPAYAVVQVSALAVGLLALVLLVLLRTDLVASWRKATPPDAPNRFVINVMPEQSDAFQKTLRDAGVAKFDWYPMIRGRLVAINDKPVTPDDYTEDRAKRLVDREFNLSNSTAAPAHNAVTAGAWTPEAKNEVSVEEGLAETLGLKLGDTLRFDIGGMQNDARITSLRKVDWGSLHANFFVMYTVASLADVPVTYMGAFRAPETRGFDNALVRSFPNVTNVDMSATINQVQRVLDQVIRAVEFLFGFTLAAGLVVLFAAVTATREERAREFAVMRAVGARASLLRQVQRAELIGVGLLAGFLASIVASVIGWGLARYVFEFTWTASPLVPVAGALAGAVLALAAGWWGLRDVLRRPVVDTLRRAAE; encoded by the coding sequence ATGAATGCTTCCCTTCGCCTTGGCTGGCGCACGCTCTGGCGCGATCTGCGTGCCGGCGAGCTGCGCCTCTTGATCGTGGCCGTGGTGCTGGCCGTGGCCGCGCTCACGGCGGTCGGCTTCTTTGCCGACCGGCTGCAGGGCGGATTGCAGCGCGACGCGCGCCAACTGCTGGGCGGCGACGCCGTGGTCGTGAGCGACAACCCGACGCCCGAGGCCTTCATCGCACAGGCGAAGTCGTTCGGCCTTGCGGGCACCGGCACCTTCGGTTTCCCCACCATGGCGCGGGCCGAAGAGGCGCAGGGTGGCGCCAGCAAGCTCGTGGCCCTGAAGGCCGTGGCGCCGGGCTACCCGCTGCGCGGCAACCTGCAGACGGCCACCACGGCCGAAGGCGCGGGCACCGTGACGCGCGACGTGCCGGCGTCGGGCGAGGTCTGGGTCGATGCCTCGCTGCTCGACTCGCTGGGTCTGAAGGTCGGCGACACGCTGCTGCTGGGCGACACCGGCCTGCGCGTGGGCCGCGTGATCACGCTGGAACCCGACCGGGGCGCGGGCTTCATGAGTTTTTCGCCACGCGTGATGCTCAACCAGTCCGACGTGGCGCGCACCGGCCTCGTGCAGCCGGCCAGCCGCGTGGGCTACCGCTACGCCGTGGCCGGCGACGACGCCGCGGTGAAGCGCTTCACCGAGTGGGCCGACGCCACCATCAAGAAGGGCGAGCTGCGCGGCGTGCGGCTCGACTCCTTCGAAGGCGGCCGGCCCGAGATGCGCCAGACGCTCGACCGCGCCGAGAAATTCCTGAGCCTCGTCGCGCTGCTCGCCGCGCTGCTGTCGGCCGTGGCCGTGGCGCTGGCCGCGCGCGGCTTCGCGGCCAGCCACCTGGACGACTGCGCCATGCTGCGCGTGCTCGGCCAGAGCCAGCGCACCATCGCCGCGGCCTATGCCTTCGAGTTCGCGGTGATCGGCACCGTGGCCAGCGCGATCGGCGTGGCCATCGGCTTCGCCGTCCACTATGTGTTCGTGCTGCTGCTGGCCGGGCTGGTCGAGACCGCATTGCCCGCCGCCACGCTGTGGCCCGTGGCCTTCGGCCTGGGCATGGGGCTCACGCTGCTGTTCGCCTTCGGCCTGCCGCCGGTGCTGCAGTTGGCGCGCGTGCCGCCGCTGCGCGTGATTCGCCGCGACGTGGGCGGGCTCAAGCCTGCATCGCTCGCCGTGCTCGGCATCGGCGTGGCGGGCTTTGCGGCGCTGCTGATGGCGGCGAGCAGCGACATCAAGCTGGGCCTGATCGCGGTCGGCGGCTTTGCCGGTGCCGTGGCCGTGTTCGCGCTCCTGAGCTGGCTGGCCGTGAAGGTGCTGCGCCGTAGCGTCAACGAAACCACCGCGCCGCGCTGGCTGGTGCTGGCCACGCGGCAGATCTCGGCGCGGCCGGCGTACGCCGTGGTGCAGGTCAGCGCGCTCGCCGTGGGCCTGCTGGCGCTGGTGCTGCTCGTTCTGCTGCGCACCGACCTCGTCGCGAGCTGGCGCAAGGCCACGCCGCCCGATGCGCCGAACCGTTTCGTCATCAACGTGATGCCCGAGCAGAGCGACGCGTTCCAGAAGACGCTGCGCGACGCGGGCGTCGCCAAGTTCGACTGGTACCCGATGATCCGCGGCCGGCTGGTGGCGATCAACGACAAGCCCGTGACGCCCGACGACTACACCGAGGACCGCGCCAAGCGCCTGGTCGACCGCGAGTTCAACCTGAGCAACAGCACCGCCGCGCCCGCGCACAACGCCGTCACCGCCGGTGCCTGGACGCCCGAGGCGAAGAACGAGGTGAGCGTGGAAGAAGGCCTGGCCGAAACGCTGGGCCTGAAGCTCGGCGACACCCTGCGCTTCGACATCGGCGGCATGCAGAACGACGCGCGCATCACCTCGCTGCGCAAGGTCGACTGGGGCTCGCTGCACGCCAACTTCTTCGTGATGTACACCGTGGCCTCGCTGGCCGACGTGCCCGTGACCTACATGGGCGCCTTCCGCGCGCCCGAAACGCGCGGCTTCGACAACGCGCTGGTGCGCAGCTTCCCCAACGTGACCAACGTCGACATGAGCGCCACCATCAACCAGGTGCAGCGCGTGCTCGACCAGGTGATCCGCGCGGTCGAGTTCCTGTTCGGCTTCACGCTGGCGGCCGGGCTGGTGGTGCTGTTCGCGGCCGTCACCGCCACGCGCGAAGAGCGTGCGCGCGAGTTCGCCGTGATGCGCGCCGTGGGCGCCCGCGCCAGCCTGCTGCGGCAGGTGCAGCGCGCCGAACTGATCGGCGTCGGTCTGCTCGCGGGCTTTCTCGCGAGCATCGTGGCCTCGGTGATCGGCTGGGGGCTCGCGCGCTACGTGTTCGAGTTCACCTGGACCGCCTCGCCACTCGTGCCAGTGGCGGGCGCGCTGGCCGGCGCGGTGCTCGCGCTGGCGGCGGGGTGGTGGGGCTTGCGCGATGTGCTGCGCCGGCCGGTGGTCGACACGCTGCGGCGCGCGGCAGAGTAG